ATACCTTTTTCTTTATATTACGTGGATTATTTACTTCATATAAGTAAATAGAATCCTCACTCGATATTATAATCTGATCTAATTCAGCTAAGCATTTTAAGAGTTGTGTCCTAGATAATTCTCCTTCAAAAACAGAGTTTTGCGTCCAAGTTAAATACTGTTTTAATTTCTTGCACGCTTTTCCTACTCTTTTTTCTCCAATATCATAAGTAATTATAACAAACATTTTTTTACCACCACGCTTTTAAAGGTTTATACAATTCATCACCAATCATATGTTTAATGAGTTTATAACACTCTAAACGTATAAAATATTTGTAAGACACTTTTCGTTTCAAACGACGATGCATCACCGTCTGTCCCAGTTTTCCTTCCCATGCCTGCAAAAACTTTTTTCGTCCTTGTTCATTTAATAATACCATCTCATCAAGACTCTCAAAATGCTTTAAGCTAATCATTTTCTTATTAACAAGTGTAAAGATTAGTGGATCCACAATAAGCGGCTTAAAAATTTCTGCAATGTCAAGACTTAACGAATAACGCTTTGATGATGGTTCATGTAAGTAACTAATTGTTGGATTTAATTGCGTTTTGTAAATTTCTGATAAAACTGTTGTATAGCATAAACTATTCCCAAATGAAATCAATGCATTGATCTCATCTTGAGGTGGTTTCTTAGAACGCTTATAAAACGAAAATTCAGGTGTAAAATATAATTAAACATAGAATAATACTGTTGTCGAATAAGTCCTTCAACACCCATGAGCTGCTGGATTGTGCTAGCTTGTGATATTTGTGGAGTTAATCGTATGATTTCTCCTAGCATTTCAGCGGTTATTTGTTTATATCCTCTTAAAGTTCTAAGCATATGAAATACAGCTGAAGAGACAAAGGCTTTGGCAAGTATTAATCGTTTGTCTGTATCTAAATAGTGAGCACTTTGCTGCACCAATGTAAAGCCTGATAAATTACTTTCGCGTGGTGTAAAACTACCGCTATAAAAACCATAATAGTTGAAAAAATGCACATGAATTTGATGTTGATTTAAAAAATTTAATAATTTCGTATTGAAATCCACCTGTCCAAATACATATAAATTATCAATTTGTGCAATCGGTAGTGATCTCTTCTTTTCCTCCTCATTAATAAAATAAAATGTATTGTCTTTCCTTTTCATTCTTCCGTTTGAAAAAATATAGAAATCTCTCAGCATCCTTCTCCCTCCCCAGAAAAACAAAAATCATAATATGCACACGATGAGCAATACTTTTTCTTTTCCAGTTTTGGAGGTTTATCACTCAATATAATGGCTTGAATACGTTTTTGAATATTTTCTAATTCTTGTTGATTAGCTTCTGTTAAATGAACTTCTTCTGTCCTTTTTTCTTTCTTATAACTTAATAACCCTTTCTTTGTAACTCCTCGTTTCTTCAATTCTGCTAAATAATAAAGTAATTGCCAACGATCCGCTTCTTGCATTTTGCTGGTTAACTTAATTTCGCGAATATATTCCCCTTCAATTTCGTCGATCTTACCTACACCGTCAATATCCAATTCACGGTGTTCCATACGTTGATATGTAGAGTCGTGAAGAATTTTCCCTTCTATCACCCGCTCACTTTCTTTTTCTAATTGAATTTGATGCACAAATAACCAAAGTTTACGATGACAAACAAAATAGTAATGAATGTAAGTCCCTTTCACCTTACCACCTCATTTTAAATTTGTTATGTAACATCCCACTCCGGTTCAATAAACTTATAAAATCAAATAAAATTATCTAGTTCCTGATCTAGTAATACACCTGTACCTGTTTTACTTTTCTCATCAAAATCGTACTGTAGTTCTAAAATTTTAATCCATGGTAGCAAGTTATATTTTTTTCCGTTACTTTGTATACGTTCATGAGGTATTCTAGATGTTTTCCCTCTGACTCTATTTTTCCGCAAACTAACTGTTAACTTTGCAATTTCACGATACAATCTTGCTCGTTCTTCTTTATTCACTATTTTAAGCTGTTCAAATAAATGCTCGTTTTCATCATAAATATTTCTAGGAATTACAAGTTCAGCCTGAATATCGCGAAGTAACTTTTGAGCATCCTTCGAAGATAATGTATAATCCTCAAATGTTTGCAATTGCTCTAGAGCATCGTCGAATGTTTTAAGAAATTCCGTTCCTTTTAAATTTTCCCTGCTATACAATTGAGACACAAGTTCAATCTTTTGAGATTCAAGTAATATTTTTCGATTAAAGGGTCGTAAAATATCTAATGATTTCATTAGAATTTCTTCATCATATACATATTTCACACCACTCATATCAACTGCATATATAAACACATTTGGCTCTTGATGCATCATATATTGTCTTCTTCGATAACAACGTCCAAATCGCTGACATAAGCTATCTAATGTTGCAGCTTCAGTAAATAAAACATCAAAATCAATATCGATAGATGCTTCGACAAGCTGTGTTGTGATCCAAATTCCAGTTGCTTCTTTATTTTCATCAAAGAGAAGTAATTCTTTTTCAATTAGAGTTCTATGTTTTTGAATATACATAGAATGAAAGACATGAACATTGTCACTATATTCCTTGATTTTGTTATACAACTCCATTGCACGTTTTACTGTATTAGCGATAACCAATATTTTTTTTTGCTTCCCTAAATCTACAATTTTCTCAAAATCATCTACTATTGGCTTTTCTACAACCTCAATACAATGTCGTATAACGCAATCATCTATAAATGTATCTACTCGAAATCCATCGCTAGAGATAATGTCGCTCTCATTCAAGGTTTCTAAATAGATGCTAGGAAGTGTCGCTGTCATGAGTAGAAATTTCCCACCTACTAGATAAATCATTTCTAACGCACGAACCAATACAGCTGCAATTTTCGGATCATATGCTTGAATTTCATCAATGACAACCGAAGAATATGCCATTGTTGCAAGTTCTTTTTCGTAACCACGATAAAGAAACGGGAATTTCAATATTTGATCAATCGTAGTAAACAGCAATTTACTTGAAAAATGCTTAGATTGTTCTGCAATTACTTCCCAGTCTTCTTCAAGATTCTCTGTTAAATAATCCATTGATGATGAATGCAACAAACCAACATTTTTATAGTTCATTTTTTCATACACTCTATGAAATAGTGCATTAATACTAACCCTTAACGGTAGTGTGAAGAATGTTTTGCTGTCACTAGCCCAAAGAAGAGCAGCTTCCGTTTTCCCCATACCCGTTTGTGCTACAATGATTAAATTTTCTTTACGATGTTTATGTGCATGTTTTTGTAAATCGCGATATACTTCTTCAACTGGCACTCTCTTTTTCTCTGCAATTTTTTGAAATCCAGCATCCACAAGTTTCTTAAAATCTTGTTTTGCATCAATTTCAATATCTACATGAGCAGAAGCTGCATGATCAATACGATGAAGCAAACCTTTCAGAATAACATAATCTACATAATTTTCTTTATTATCACTATACTTAATTCGCCTATGTAGTTGAGCTAAAATACGATTAAATTTCTTTTCTAAATTTGCGCCATTAATATTTAAATGTTTATTAATTTCATCCATTTTCGGCCAAAGGTCCTGCCAAAGAGCTTGTCTAATTAATGTATCATTAGGTTCGATATCCCGTTCATGATGATATGCAATTGCTTGAATAAGGGCTTGATAGTCTTTTTTCGGTAATGAAAAAATCGATTCTGGCAATAAGAAAGGAGATAAATAGTTGTGTGGAACTTCTAAATTCCTTTGCAACTTTACTCCTTCTCCAAGAGCACGCCTTATGTTTAATTGAAATGGCTCATGAGCTTTACCAGCATCATGATAATCAACAGCATAAAGAAGTAACTCCCAAATACGTTCATCAAAATAATGACCATATGATTCTTTTAACTTTTTATAGCGTGAGCGTAATTCATCTGTATGTTCGCGTAATGTTTCTTTCGGATTAGATTTCGCTAAAAACATCATCATCACCTCAAAAATAAGTTCGTATTCTTCAAAAAGAATACGAACCCTTTTTATTCATTCCAAAGAACGATATGCTCTCCATCTGTATGAAATAATTTCCCATCTTCAAAATGAGGATTATTTCCATTCACATAAAGAGAAGGAATCTTATTCCATTCTCTTATTCCATTCACAATCTTATATGTCCAATTTAAACGATATGGAATGCCCGCAGGAAAATCCGTTTTATAATAATATTTCGGAACATATATGGCATATTTCGAATACCACTCATCACACTCTTCTAATTCTACAAATGTTACTTCATCTACTCGTACTAAATCCTCATGACGACCAAGAGACAAGTGCTGGTTCAATTCAATAAAGTGTTGGTAAATACGTTCTAGTAACGCTTCTTCCCCAGCAATATGAATAACAAGTTCCACATTAAAAAGCATATGTGTATATAAAGGCATGGAAGTCATATGTTCTTGTTCTGGTACCTCCATTGCTAGCCCATCAAAAATAATAGGCATAGAAACGGATTTCTTTTTCACCATATAACTTTTTCTATAATCTATTAGCTTTGTTTCATAGTTTCCTTGTATTGAAAAACGTAAAGGTAACAGTTCATTTGCTTGTAATAGTTGATGGATCATTCCTTTAACCGTGGAATACGGAGGTAGTGGATATGTTTCCGCTACCTTGTTTGCAAATGGCTTTGTATAGCAAGCTGTTTCTTGAAAAAGTTTTAATCGAATTACCTTCATACTAACACCTTATAAAATTGTTCTACTTCATTCATTACATGCTGATAAAACTCTTCTACGGATACAGTGTCTGTAAGTTGAGAAATCTCCTCTTCATTTGCAAATACTCCATCAACTAAACCAATTTTTGTACAAGTACGTACATCATGACCTAATACTGTTTGTCCTAATACCGATGCTAATGACTTCACATTCAATAAATTCGAATCAAAGTTTTGCAAAGAAATTCGGCCTAAGAAAAACGGATTTGCAATTGGATACACACCGCCAATCACAAATAATGGAGATAAATTTTCTTGCCGCCCACGAATTTCACGATTTAAATACTTCGTAAGCTCAATTAATTGTTTAACTCGATTTACTTTTTCGTCTACTGGTAATTCGATTTCTCCATCTACCCCAACTTTTGATAAATCCACTGTTAATGTGTAAGTATATAAACTTTCATGCTGTTCTAATGTAGCTAAGTTGGGATTCTCCTGAATACGTGAAGCTAATCCCATGTTATTTAAAAATTCTAAATCACTACGATATGGTTCTAATGAGACCGCATGACTTAATCGTACTACAGCTGAACGCTTATCTGCCCCTGCTTTCGCTTTTGTTTTCATATATCCAAATAAATCCATTTCAACAGAATCAGCAATTGTACAATCATCTTTAAATTGAACAACACCTTTGCTTTTATCAACAACATTTAAGTTCCAGTTAAACAATTGATTACCTAAGCGTACAATATCATAACGAATCGCTTGACGAGAGGCGAAAGAATAAACCTCTCCATTCCCACGATGGAACTTTTTTAACTCAGAAATATTCGCTGTGCCTTCCCCATAATTTAAAGAGCTTGCCTTAAATATGATTGTTAATGTTAAAGCTTTATTATTCATTTATCTTCTCCTCCTCTTTTGAAATTAGCCCTGCAATAAACGAATCCCCAATAGAAGCAAAATCAATATTTGATTCGTCTAATATATTCATAAACACTCTTGGGAACGGTTTTTCTACAGACATATATAACCGCATTACTGTATCTAAAAACATCTTCTTATCATTCGATCGAATTGCATTTAATAATCGGTAAGCAACAGATCGTATTTTCCCTTCTTCTACTATGTTTTTTATTGCTACCCCCTCATAAAAAGCACTCCAGATTCTGTTCTTACTAGTTTTCAAATCTGTATTCATTTTCCCCTCTCCTTTTACAAAGAACAAATAGTAACACCGTAATAAACAGGCATAAACAATTTCATTTGCTAATTTCTGTTCTTGCAACTTCTTGCGCAAAGCATTATGAATGATATGCTTTGAATCTTGATAGCGTAAAAATGCATGAACAATTTGATTCCTAAGTACGTAATTTAATCTACTAAACCATTTCGTACAATTTTTTTCTTTAAAGAATGAACATAATCCTGGGGTTAAATGTAGGTATTGCAAATCTGTTTTTTTTGCATTATATTCCGAAGAGTATTCTAAAATTAAATAACTATCTCCAGTGTGCTGTGCCTTCGTTTTCTGCTCAGCAATTAAATCAAAAATAATTTCATCAAATGCTTTATCTTTACTTCGCCCTATTTCATATGTTTCATTTGCATAAATAACTTGTTCAAATCGTCCTTCTCGCTGAACAAATAAAGATTTCCCTCCAATAATCGAAGCTCCAGCAGGTGCACAAAATAAAATTAATTTTGCCAATTTGCTTACTGGAATGGTTAATGTTCCATTGGCATTCCAGTAAAAGTTAAGCGCTTTCGAAGCACTCATAGATAAAGGAGAAAAATGCAACTCAGAATACTGTTCAAATGCCCACTGCGAGTCAAAAAAACTACAACAATTTATTTCATTAGATACATAATCTTTTATTTGCTGAATTGTCATCTTTTTAAACTTCGTTTTTAATTTTTTTGCCATTTCATGTGTACTTATTTCAAGATATTTCATAATTTCATCTGAATCTTCAGCTCTTGCAATCATTTGTTGCAACTCTAAATCAGCAAGTAAACTTTCAATATAATCTTTTCTAAAAATTTCTTTTTGTTCTTCAATATCTTTCGATGTATGTGATACATTTAAAAAACTAACTTGTCCAAAATATGTACCTAAAACAGTTGCTTTAAAATAATTTAATGTTAATTTTTCATTAATATTCGGTTCCGATAAAGCTTGGATATACTCTTCAATCCATTTATCCATTTCTGGATTATATGTCTTTTGATTCCGAATTAAAGTAGCATATTCTACTAATCTTTTTTTATGCGAAGAATCCTCAAATTTCTTTTCAACTTTTTCAATAGCCGTTTTTTTTATCGTTTCATCAAGACTCTTTTTAGCCGCTTGCATCCGCCGTTTCGCTTCTTTGCTTCCCTTTGATTCACTTTCTGCTCTAAACTTCAAAAAAGTTCTCCTAATATTTTGTTCATCACGCTTAGCTACACTAAATCGATCCAAAAAGTAGTCAAAATAATAGTGTTCAAAGTTTCTTAAATGTTCAGGGTTAAACAAAATCCCCTCATCAGTCGTTTTCACTTTTATACCCGCATGCTTCAAAATTCGATAATATCCAACTAACCCTTGAGTTATTGTCCATTCCTCTGCCGCTAAAGGAATCTCTTCCGTTACAAATATCATTATACCACCTCCACAGCACCGAATCCTTGACTAGATCTAAAGCCTAATCCAATTTCCGAAAGTATTTTCAAATCTTCCACAGCACCTTGTAAGGAAAAAATCCCATGATAGCCCGTAAAAAATAGCGTATCATGATCACTATGAATTTTCTCCTTGACCACTACTTTTTTCATATTCTTACTTGTAAAAATAAGTGGTTGTTTTAGTCCATACCCACGAAATTCTTTCAGAACTGTGTCAGAAATATAGTTTAATTCTTTTTCAAACTTATCATCATCTATGAAAATTGGCTTGGCGTGTTTATCACGGATTAATAGAGGGGATAGTGTTTTAAAATACACATGATTTTGATTAATATCCGCACTATTTACCATTTGTACCTTCATTCGTTTTAGACTAAAGCCTTTATATCGAAAGTCGTTCATTTTCATAAGCCCATTGTAAAAGTGCAACATAAATTGAGCATCTGGAGAAGTTATTGTAAGACCAACATATCCTTTAATATGAAACTCTGTTGCATTAAGTTTATAATCATGTATATATACGCCGTAAGAGAATGGTCGATTCGCTTTACTTTCTTGGTATATCTGTTGAAAATATGCAGCATCGGATAACTTCAAAGCTTCTTTAATAAAACTCACCATCATCATTCTATATGAAATCGGAAACCGATTCGTTTGTAATTTAATATGTAACCTCATATGCTATCCTCCTTCATTGTATTTGATTTTATTATACCGCCCAATATATTCTATATAAGTGCTTTTTGGTTAACAATTTGTGAATATGCAAAATCCCCTTAGAAGGGTTATAGCCATGAACTTAAGAAAGTGAGCAAAATAATTAAATTACACACCAATTAAGGAATTTATCAGGTATATATATCGATTAAAACACAAACATAGAACTCGACTATCTTATATCGTTTGAAATAGAATGAACGATATAAACGCTTGATGCATCAAAAAAATGAAAAAATACCAAATCTGTGAGCAGAGTAACTCTATTAGTTACCAACACTTCGACAGAAAAACTGCCAGCTACAAAGGGAGGCACTGAAAAAGTCCACTTCATAATAATAAAAAGGCGCCCGCCATCTACTATGTAGGTAAAAGCCCCCCTTGTATCCTTAACATTTCGATAAAATGCGTGTTATTTTTCAAAACCACCATTTTTCAGTATCCTCTCACAGAAGTGTATGCTTTTTATTCATTACGACAGCAAATAGAACTTCTATTTAAAATAAATTTATACTCCTTGCGTTTATGTTTATTTGCAAGCGTTACACCTATCAACTACAAAGACCTTTATGAGAGACACAAGGAAAAAATGAGTAAGTTGAAATATGCTTATATGGTGCAAATCTATCAAAAAAATATACACCGCAACTTTTTTGTACTTCCCCCCCCTGTTTTAGTGCTTAGCAACCTCTTTCAAGCTATCAGTAAACAAAACATAGAAAAATCAGCGAATCGGCTTCAAATAGCGCCATAAAATATATATCATAGGAAGTTCTATTTGAATATACCCAAAATCCAGGATTGCATTCAAAGATTACAAAAAAGTGTCCCGATACTTTTTTAGGGGAAGCACTTCTCTAAAGTTGATAGCTATGCCCTAGAAGGACTATTATCATCTGAAGCTTTTTATCTTATCCACTACGTTCAGATAAAACTTTCTAACAATGTCCAAAAACCATTGAATACATTGGATTTATATCCCACTACGTTCAGATAAAACTGGGACAAACATGCTACTTTCTTGAACGCTCAGTCAACTTTATATCCCACTACGTTCAGATAAAACAGGATTTCACGGAGCGATTGCAAAGAAAAACATCCCCTTTATATCCCACTACGTTCAGATAAAACCCGTGTTGGTGGCGTTGGTGGTGCATTGCAAACCGTCTTTATATCCCACTACGTTCAGATAAAACCACTGAAATTAGTGTCGTCTAAAACAGAGACGTTTCCCTTTATATCCCACTACGTTCAGATAAAACTGAACCATTTTTCAATAATCAATATTCCTTTCTTAAGCTTTATATCCCACTACGTTCAGATAAAACTCGTGCGACCAAGCGGAAATGGTAGCGCACGGATCACTTTATATCCCACTACGTTCAGATAAAACACGCGCGTAGTGTAGAAGACTTTGCACGCGGTATCGTGCTTTATATCCCACTACGTTCAGATAAAACCCTATAAAAAATCACCATAATTCTCTTTAAAATCAATACATTTATTATATAATACACTGAAAGTTTTGCAGCACACTGTTAGTTTTGTTTCATATGCATTTTCAAAAATAAAGTCTATCCCTTGAAACATAAGGGTTTTGACTCCTTTCTTTCAAAAATTGATATGCTGCAAAATGAGTATTGGTATAGGTACACTCTTATTTTCTAATATAATACAAAACTACATTTAAGAAAAGAATTCTTTAATCATTAAAAAAAGGGCTAAATCGCCCCCTTTTCATCCACATTATGATTGCTGATAAGCCGATTTCGTTGCTTTCACATAATAAACAGCATGTTCAGCATTTAAAATATGTTCTGGCTTTGGTTTTCCGCGATTTGCACGATGACCAGCCAAATGTTCTTCGCTTGTCTCCCAATTTTTCCATGCTTCTTCAGATTCCCAGCGAATCATAATAACGACTTCTTCGTCTCCTCTTCTTACCTTTTTCACAAGAACGTTTAAATCAATAAAACCTTCAAATTTTTCAATCATGCCTTCTCCAGAAAAACGCTGCACAACAAGATCTGAAGTACCTTCTTTTACTGTAAGTGTCTTTGTTTCAATAAACATACATCCCACTCCCTTAATTTCCAAATCACTTTCATATTCTTCTATTATAATTGATTTTGATAATTATTTTCAATTAAAATATTTCATTTGATTTTTGCTGAGTGAATTCATTAAAAAAGGTAAAGTATGGAAGCAGGATTTCTTAAATACATAAATTTAAGAATTGCAAACAAAAAGTAGCTCTTTTTGTTTGCAATACGTGTTTCCCTAATCAGTGTTGCCACCCCTAAAGGGCACTAATGTTAAATAAATCAAAGACACATACTTCCTTTTTCGCATGATATGGGAACTAATCACATATCATTTATAACTGTATCCAAGAAAAGAAAGGGGATTTTTAAATGAGAAAGGCGATTTTAATATTTATTGTCGCTATTTTTATCATTGGAATCGTTCATATTGCTGTAACTCCAATAAATTATAAGTCATATACAATCGAGGCCCTTTGGTTTGCAAGTGCCGGTTGTACACTCATCTTCCTTGCTTTTTTAAACTATGTTCTTATTAGCATCAAACAAAGACAAACAAGATTTTTTGTCATTTGTCATACAGCAAATATTTTATGTACTATTTTGGTTGCTTTCATTCTTACGATTGCATTCGCTCCTCACATAATCCTTTTGTTTGTTTTATTAGTTTCTAAAACTTTACTTGTCATTGGATTTCAATTCTCTTCAAAATCTTAAGAATGTCCATAAATTACGGCATGCTTAAGGTAGGAAACGATAAGAATATAAATAAAGATTCTATTTTTAGTGCGTGTTTAATTAGCAAATTTCTAACAGGAATTCTTGTTTTTGGGTGAGAGAGCTAGCTGGGGGTTTTGGGGCTAGCTCCTAGAAACCGAAACTGTTCTTTCCACTTTAATTGCTGAAAAAAATGATATCGTAACCATTCTATATCCCACTGTAAATAGTAATATTCTTACCATTCTTCAAATTTAGTATGATAGCGTTTGTTCCGTTCTACAATATGATCATCTATATGAAATATATAAAATGATGCACCCTTTTGTTTTAACTTTTGTTCAAGCTGCTTCACCAAAGTTGTTTTCCCTAAGCGACTTAATCCATCTATTCCTAAAACAAATCGTTTACCTATATTCTCATCAATCACTTTTAATACTTGATTGAAAGACATGATCTTTTCTCCCAATCTTCTGCTAATAAGGAATAGATGATGGTATCATACTCTACATTATTTTGAATCATATATTTCCGAAGCAGTCCTTCTTTTTGAAATCCAATCTTTTTCAATAATTTATGAGAAGCCTCGTTCTCTTTATAGACAACAGCTCCAATTCTGATAAGTTTCATCGTTTGAAAAGCATATGTAACGATTGTCTGTACCGCTTCAGTTGCATATCCTTTTCCCCAATATGCATCATCGAGTTCGTAACCAATTTCGGCTCGCTTATGATTAAGATTAATAAAGTGAAATCCACATGTACCAATGAATCGATTTGTCCCTTTCAGTTCAATTCCCCAGCGCACTTGGCTTCCTTCTTTATATTTTTTGCTAAACATCTGAATCATTCTTTTTACCTGCTCCATATTTCGAATAGCGTCCATACCAAAATAGCGCATGACAGATTCTTTTTGAAAATAATGAAACATATTCTCTGCATCTAATAACGTTAATTCTCTTAGTATAAAACGCTCCGTCTCTAAAGTTGGAAATCCCATTCTTTCTCTCCTTTTCCTCCTGAATTCTATTCAACATATGTGCTATGTTCCTCTTTTAGTAATAAACGTTCTTCATACTTTTTAACGTATAACCATCTTCTCTAACATTCGACAAATTATTTTTAAACACCTTGTTTTCAACAAATGATAGCATAAAAAATAAGACCGATTACTCGGTCTCAAACATATTGGCATAAACAGGAGATTGGACATAACCAATTCATGTTTTATTATATTTTATATTTTCAGATTTTTGAACCTTTTATCACATGATCGATATTGAGAAAATTGTTTAGCCCTTTTTATGTAGTGCGCCCTTTTGAATAAATTTTTCCATTCCGCACATGCTAAAGATGGAGGTGTGCACAAATGGAACCAATGTTATGTCCAAATTGTAAAACAAACCGTACTCGCTTTAATATTCTTGAACAACAAGTCAAACCGGTAAAACTCAACCCACAAACAGGACAAATCGAAGAAGAATATACAAACGAAACATTAAATGTGTTTCATATGTCTTACCAAGGTCCTACATACCGTGTACAATGCGCTGTATGTGGATTAGTTGAAAATCCAGAACAATTTATAAAACCTGCACAAAACAAATTATTTTAACATTAGAAAGCTCGGTTCATATTTCATAGCCGAAAAAGTAATAAAACAAGCTCGTTACTTTTTCGGCTGTTTGTCCATTACTCACTTTTTATCCCCTTATCCCTACCTTCATAATATCACGTACAATGAATCTAATAAAAAACAAGAATCGCTCCTTTCACAATCCTTTCTTCTAAAGTCAATTATAGAAATACTATAGTCAAACCAACACTCTAATTCTCTCTTTTTCACACTATTTTATATTATTTCTTTTTTTAACTTTCTAATTTTCAAAATCAATCGCACAAACATATACATATGTATACAAACTACAAATCCTATGAAACCTTTTATGATAATCGACAATTTGTTTGCAGGAGACTCTAAACAAGAAATAGATATGGCTGGTAGGATCGATAAAAAAATAATTACAAGGTGGTTTAATAGGTCTTTTAATTTTTCAATTCTCGTTTCTGTTTCAGAATAAATATCTGGTAGCTCATTCTTATCCACAACTTCTTTACAAAAATAATGCCATTTTGTAAAACTAGATACATATTTCCAACCGGACATCTCATATATTTCCAAATATTCTCTCTGATTCTTTAAAGATTTTTGAAAATCAAAGTTAAAGTCAGCTTTATACACAACATCTTTCGGTTCTGTTTTCTTAAATGTATACATGAAATGATATTTCTGAAATGCCCAACCTTTTTGATGCATTTCTCTTAAGTATGCCTCTTCCTTTTCTAAGTTCCACGCTGTAAAAAATTTAAAGGTTTTCTTAATTTCCATATTACATCTTCTCCCTTAAAATTTGTTTTCCATTTTGAACAGAGCGTTGTAATCTTTTAAATTCAAGTTCTAATACCTCTCTACCAAATGGAGTTAACATATAACATTTTTTTCTATCTGTAGAATCTACTTCTACGATTAATTTTTCCGTCAATAACTTTGTTATGTTTCCATATAATGTACCAGGCCCAAGCTTAACTTCCCCATCTGTCATTTCTTCCACCATCTGCATAACTCCATACCCATGTATTCGCTTTGCGAATGACAACAAAATATAATAGGTTGCTTCTGTTAATGGAATATATTTTTTTGCTTTCTCATCCACTCTATCTACCTCCATTATATCGCCAACATCTATATCAACAGGCGATATATCGATTAACGATATTATATAATGATTGTATTGAAAATGCAATACACATACTCTTTCTAGGGCTCAACGAAGCAAGGAATTTATTAGTATCCATTTAAAACAA
The window above is part of the Bacillus cytotoxicus NVH 391-98 genome. Proteins encoded here:
- a CDS encoding PadR family transcriptional regulator, with translation MDEKAKKYIPLTEATYYILLSFAKRIHGYGVMQMVEEMTDGEVKLGPGTLYGNITKLLTEKLIVEVDSTDRKKCYMLTPFGREVLELEFKRLQRSVQNGKQILREKM
- a CDS encoding GNAT family N-acetyltransferase; the protein is MGFPTLETERFILRELTLLDAENMFHYFQKESVMRYFGMDAIRNMEQVKRMIQMFSKKYKEGSQVRWGIELKGTNRFIGTCGFHFINLNHKRAEIGYELDDAYWGKGYATEAVQTIVTYAFQTMKLIRIGAVVYKENEASHKLLKKIGFQKEGLLRKYMIQNNVEYDTIIYSLLAEDWEKRSCLSIKY
- the cas8a1 gene encoding type I-B CRISPR-associated protein Cas8b1/Cst1, with the protein product MIFVTEEIPLAAEEWTITQGLVGYYRILKHAGIKVKTTDEGILFNPEHLRNFEHYYFDYFLDRFSVAKRDEQNIRRTFLKFRAESESKGSKEAKRRMQAAKKSLDETIKKTAIEKVEKKFEDSSHKKRLVEYATLIRNQKTYNPEMDKWIEEYIQALSEPNINEKLTLNYFKATVLGTYFGQVSFLNVSHTSKDIEEQKEIFRKDYIESLLADLELQQMIARAEDSDEIMKYLEISTHEMAKKLKTKFKKMTIQQIKDYVSNEINCCSFFDSQWAFEQYSELHFSPLSMSASKALNFYWNANGTLTIPVSKLAKLILFCAPAGASIIGGKSLFVQREGRFEQVIYANETYEIGRSKDKAFDEIIFDLIAEQKTKAQHTGDSYLILEYSSEYNAKKTDLQYLHLTPGLCSFFKEKNCTKWFSRLNYVLRNQIVHAFLRYQDSKHIIHNALRKKLQEQKLANEIVYACLLRCYYLFFVKGEGKMNTDLKTSKNRIWSAFYEGVAIKNIVEEGKIRSVAYRLLNAIRSNDKKMFLDTVMRLYMSVEKPFPRVFMNILDESNIDFASIGDSFIAGLISKEEEKINE
- a CDS encoding antibiotic biosynthesis monooxygenase family protein → MFIETKTLTVKEGTSDLVVQRFSGEGMIEKFEGFIDLNVLVKKVRRGDEEVVIMIRWESEEAWKNWETSEEHLAGHRANRGKPKPEHILNAEHAVYYVKATKSAYQQS
- the cas6 gene encoding CRISPR-associated endoribonuclease Cas6 — encoded protein: MRLHIKLQTNRFPISYRMMMVSFIKEALKLSDAAYFQQIYQESKANRPFSYGVYIHDYKLNATEFHIKGYVGLTITSPDAQFMLHFYNGLMKMNDFRYKGFSLKRMKVQMVNSADINQNHVYFKTLSPLLIRDKHAKPIFIDDDKFEKELNYISDTVLKEFRGYGLKQPLIFTSKNMKKVVVKEKIHSDHDTLFFTGYHGIFSLQGAVEDLKILSEIGLGFRSSQGFGAVEVV
- a CDS encoding DUF2812 domain-containing protein — its product is MEIKKTFKFFTAWNLEKEEAYLREMHQKGWAFQKYHFMYTFKKTEPKDVVYKADFNFDFQKSLKNQREYLEIYEMSGWKYVSSFTKWHYFCKEVVDKNELPDIYSETETRIEKLKDLLNHLVIIFLSILPAISISCLESPANKLSIIIKGFIGFVVCIHMYMFVRLILKIRKLKKEII